One segment of Candidatus Goldiibacteriota bacterium DNA contains the following:
- a CDS encoding peptidoglycan DD-metalloendopeptidase family protein, translating to MLQNFIKKHLKNVSLQRVAVLFVFIAFVMVITFAGILLSAGDSAANAPLRPKTSGNTLLSDSKQDYSELMNDSYADVCSRDMELALVYLNKKSLAKEARFSVHEIKAGENFWGIAKKRNYTIDTIVGCNPQFKNLTASLGEQIMIPSLGGTIHQVKAGETLKEIAEAYNVTEDYIKQYNKIGLRLKTGDILFIQGKKPVFLNEDMSKLFATRRLFRSPLAGEYTSLIGTRNDPLIQGVTKYHNGVDIRAKIGTWVGAAAAGRVTEAGWANGYGYYIRIQHDNGYSTLYGHLSKIHVKQGQRVKAGQLIAKSGNTGRTTGPHLHFSIFRNGAVKNPLDYLW from the coding sequence ATGTTACAGAATTTTATTAAAAAGCATTTAAAAAACGTGTCGCTGCAGAGAGTGGCGGTGCTTTTTGTATTTATAGCTTTTGTTATGGTAATTACTTTCGCGGGTATCCTGTTAAGCGCGGGCGACAGCGCGGCAAACGCCCCTTTAAGGCCAAAGACATCAGGAAATACGCTTCTTTCAGATAGCAAGCAGGACTATTCAGAGCTTATGAATGACAGCTATGCCGATGTCTGCAGCCGCGATATGGAACTTGCCCTTGTTTACCTGAATAAAAAATCGCTGGCAAAAGAAGCCAGATTTTCAGTGCATGAAATTAAAGCCGGGGAAAACTTCTGGGGTATTGCCAAGAAAAGAAATTATACGATAGATACGATAGTGGGCTGCAACCCGCAGTTTAAAAACCTTACAGCAAGCCTTGGCGAACAGATAATGATTCCAAGCCTGGGCGGTACAATTCATCAGGTAAAAGCGGGGGAAACATTAAAAGAAATTGCCGAAGCGTATAATGTGACAGAAGACTATATTAAGCAGTATAATAAAATAGGATTAAGGCTGAAAACAGGGGATATACTTTTTATACAGGGAAAGAAACCGGTTTTTTTAAATGAAGACATGTCAAAACTTTTTGCCACAAGGCGCCTTTTCAGGTCGCCTTTGGCCGGCGAATATACCTCTCTTATAGGCACAAGAAACGACCCTTTGATACAGGGAGTTACAAAATATCATAACGGCGTTGACATCCGCGCTAAGATAGGCACGTGGGTCGGCGCTGCCGCCGCAGGAAGAGTAACAGAGGCGGGATGGGCAAACGGGTACGGATATTACATACGCATTCAGCACGATAACGGGTATTCAACATTATACGGCCACTTAAGCAAGATACATGTAAAACAGGGGCAGCGCGTTAAAGCGGGCCAGCTTATTGCCAAGTCCGGAAACACGGGGCGCACCACAGGGCCGCACCTGCATTTTTCCATTTTCAGAAACGGCGCTGTAAAAAACCCGCTGGATTATCTGTGGTAG
- a CDS encoding malate dehydrogenase, whose protein sequence is MKPKIGIVGAGNVGASVAHISLMRNLGDIYLLDLYADLAKGKAIDLNQSKFLLGSDCMVEGGGDYAKIAECDYVVVTAGLARKPGMSRDDLLFANFDIIKGVANELKKSKKNPVVIVVSNPLDVMAYTMQKVTGFPKERVIGMAGVLDTYRFLHFIQNATGAAADNMQSIILGSHGDTMVPLLSHTFVNGEALETVIPQAEAAALADKAANGGAEIVALLKTGSAYYAPAASVVKMLEAIIQDKKSVIPCSVLAEGNFDIDGIYVGLPAVLGKNGVEKIVTLKLTAQETEKLKKSAAAIKEQIDKINPRF, encoded by the coding sequence ATGAAACCAAAAATAGGAATTGTTGGCGCAGGAAACGTAGGCGCGTCTGTCGCGCATATCTCACTGATGAGAAACCTTGGCGATATTTATCTGCTTGACCTTTACGCGGACCTTGCAAAAGGCAAAGCCATAGATTTAAACCAGAGCAAGTTTCTTCTGGGTTCAGACTGCATGGTGGAAGGCGGCGGGGATTACGCTAAAATCGCGGAATGCGATTACGTGGTGGTTACGGCAGGCCTTGCCAGAAAACCGGGAATGTCCCGTGATGACCTTCTTTTTGCCAACTTTGACATCATAAAAGGCGTGGCAAATGAACTTAAAAAATCAAAAAAGAACCCTGTTGTAATAGTGGTTTCCAACCCCCTTGACGTTATGGCTTATACCATGCAGAAAGTCACGGGTTTCCCTAAAGAACGCGTGATTGGAATGGCGGGCGTGCTGGACACATACCGCTTTCTTCACTTTATACAGAACGCCACCGGTGCCGCCGCGGACAATATGCAGTCAATAATTTTAGGTTCTCACGGCGACACTATGGTTCCGCTTTTATCCCACACATTTGTTAACGGCGAAGCGCTTGAAACTGTCATACCGCAAGCTGAAGCAGCCGCGCTTGCGGATAAAGCAGCCAACGGCGGGGCTGAAATAGTGGCGCTGTTAAAAACCGGAAGCGCGTATTACGCGCCCGCGGCATCCGTGGTTAAAATGCTGGAAGCAATTATTCAGGATAAAAAATCCGTTATCCCCTGTTCTGTGCTTGCGGAAGGTAATTTTGACATAGACGGAATATACGTGGGATTGCCCGCCGTACTTGGTAAAAACGGCGTTGAAAAAATAGTTACCCTTAAATTAACCGCGCAGGAAACAGAAAAGCTTAAAAAATCCGCGGCAGCCATAAAAGAACAGATTGACAAAATAAACCCGCGTTTTTAA
- a CDS encoding GNAT family N-acetyltransferase — translation MKKHFVNLPVLETKRLILRPVQADDYNAVFEFASDPDVAKYTSWDAHKTIEDSKVLVRFITKRYADNKPSNWAVILKESNQLIGTCGFVSYYSANKRAEIAFAIRKECWNKGYMTEAVAKTIEFGFNEIKLNRIEAYCDAENDASAKVLEKCGMKCEGVLKQYAYKGSSFRDMKSYAILAGEY, via the coding sequence ATGAAAAAACATTTTGTAAATCTTCCGGTGCTGGAAACAAAACGGCTTATTCTGCGTCCTGTACAGGCGGATGATTATAATGCGGTGTTTGAATTTGCCTCTGACCCGGATGTGGCAAAATACACTTCATGGGACGCCCATAAAACAATTGAAGATTCAAAAGTGCTGGTAAGGTTTATCACAAAACGTTACGCGGATAACAAACCTTCCAACTGGGCGGTTATTCTTAAAGAAAGTAATCAGTTAATAGGCACCTGCGGTTTTGTTTCGTACTACTCCGCCAATAAAAGGGCAGAGATAGCGTTCGCCATCCGCAAAGAGTGCTGGAATAAAGGGTACATGACAGAAGCAGTTGCCAAAACAATTGAATTCGGGTTTAATGAAATAAAACTAAACCGCATAGAAGCATACTGCGACGCGGAAAATGACGCATCCGCGAAAGTACTGGAAAAATGCGGAATGAAATGCGAAGGGGTCTTAAAACAATACGCGTATAAGGGAAGCAGCTTCAGGGACATGAAAAGCTACGCAATATTGGCAGGGGAGTATTGA
- a CDS encoding 2-isopropylmalate synthase: MLQYNKSRKLFEEEFYHYELQDVTEPQLYRDFFPYDDVPKIVFNNRVMPMDPPDDIWITDTTFRDGQQSLPPFEVDDIVHLYDLMHKLDGNTGLIRQTEFFLYTERDRAAIEKCLARGYKYPEITGWIRAVESDFKLVKAMGLKETGILTSVSDYHIFLKLKWTRRQAMDNYLKIAKTALDNGIIPRCHFEDITRADIYGFVVPLANELMKLSKEYNMPVKIRMCDTMGYGIAMPGAALPRNVNGIVYAMHHFAGVPSEWLEWHGHNDFYRGLTNGIYAWMYGACSVNAAWLGIGERTGNTPLEALIMEYISFRGREGKETLDTTIITEIARYMNQKMGIEIAAKQPLVGKNFNVTKAGIHADGLMKNEEIYNIFDTKKVLNRPVMVGITDKSGVSGIALWINSFFEIPDGEKLAKDNAGVVKIKDIVDKQYVDGRIIGIADEEMITWVKEFLPEIYKKFGPNVGV, translated from the coding sequence ATGCTTCAATACAACAAATCAAGGAAACTTTTCGAGGAAGAATTTTACCATTATGAGCTTCAGGATGTAACTGAACCCCAGCTTTACAGGGACTTCTTTCCTTATGATGATGTCCCCAAAATAGTTTTCAACAACCGGGTCATGCCTATGGACCCGCCGGATGATATCTGGATTACGGATACCACTTTCCGCGACGGGCAGCAGTCGCTTCCCCCTTTTGAAGTTGATGATATTGTCCACCTTTATGACCTTATGCACAAACTTGACGGCAATACAGGTTTAATACGCCAGACAGAATTCTTTTTATACACGGAAAGGGACCGCGCTGCCATTGAAAAATGCCTTGCGCGCGGATACAAATACCCGGAAATTACCGGCTGGATTCGCGCCGTGGAATCTGACTTTAAGCTTGTTAAAGCCATGGGCTTGAAAGAAACAGGAATTTTAACCTCTGTTTCAGACTACCACATCTTTTTAAAACTTAAATGGACCCGCAGGCAGGCAATGGACAATTACCTGAAGATAGCAAAGACCGCGCTTGATAACGGCATAATTCCGCGCTGCCACTTTGAAGACATTACCAGGGCGGATATTTACGGTTTTGTGGTCCCCTTAGCCAACGAACTTATGAAACTTTCCAAAGAATACAATATGCCCGTTAAAATAAGGATGTGCGACACCATGGGATACGGAATCGCAATGCCCGGCGCCGCCCTTCCAAGAAATGTCAACGGCATCGTTTACGCAATGCACCATTTTGCCGGCGTGCCTTCCGAATGGCTTGAATGGCACGGGCACAACGATTTTTACCGCGGGCTTACAAACGGCATTTACGCGTGGATGTACGGCGCGTGCTCTGTAAACGCGGCGTGGCTTGGCATAGGCGAAAGAACAGGCAACACGCCGCTTGAAGCGCTTATCATGGAATATATCTCGTTCCGCGGGCGCGAAGGAAAAGAAACTCTTGATACAACAATTATCACGGAAATAGCGCGCTACATGAACCAGAAGATGGGAATTGAAATAGCCGCCAAACAGCCTCTTGTGGGCAAAAACTTTAACGTGACCAAGGCAGGCATACACGCCGACGGGCTGATGAAGAACGAAGAAATTTACAACATATTTGACACCAAGAAAGTTTTAAACAGGCCTGTCATGGTCGGTATCACTGATAAGTCCGGCGTGTCCGGAATAGCGCTTTGGATAAATTCTTTCTTTGAAATTCCCGACGGCGAAAAACTTGCCAAAGATAACGCCGGCGTTGTAAAAATAAAAGATATCGTGGACAAACAGTATGTGGACGGCAGAATAATCGGCATTGCCGATGAAGAGATGATAACATGGGTGAAGGAATTCCTTCCCGAGATTTATAAAAAATTCGGACCAAACGTAGGAGTGTAA
- the icd gene encoding isocitrate dehydrogenase (NADP(+)), whose product MAEKITVNEKHELKVPDNPIICFIEGDGIGPDIWRATQSVVDAAVEIAYSGARKIEWKEILAGEKAKNATDSYLPEETIDAIKEYTVAIKGPLTTPIGGGIRSINVTLRQRLDLFACIRPVRYFQGVDSPVKKPQDLNVIIFRENTEDVYSGIEWEAGSEDAKKVISFINTNFNKTILSESGIGIKPMSEFGTRRLMRMAIQHAIKNKNKSITIVHKGNIMKFTEGAFAKWCYREAEENFRDVIVKESEAAAGISTDGKILIKDRIADAMFQQILLRPSEYDIIITPNLNGDYLSDAAAAQVGGLGMAPGANIGKYAVFEATHGTAPKYANLDKVNPGSLMLSAVMMLEHLGWPEAGKLTIDGIERTISNKTVTYDLARQMEGAVELKCSEYGKKIVENMKLIATGM is encoded by the coding sequence ATGGCTGAAAAAATTACCGTAAACGAAAAACATGAACTTAAAGTGCCCGACAACCCCATAATATGTTTTATTGAAGGCGACGGCATAGGCCCCGACATCTGGCGCGCCACGCAGTCTGTCGTGGACGCTGCAGTTGAAATCGCCTACAGCGGCGCAAGAAAGATAGAATGGAAAGAGATACTTGCCGGCGAGAAGGCAAAAAACGCAACAGATTCCTACCTTCCGGAAGAGACAATTGACGCGATAAAAGAATACACAGTTGCAATAAAAGGCCCGCTTACAACACCGATAGGCGGCGGCATACGCAGCATTAACGTTACTTTAAGGCAGCGCCTTGACCTTTTCGCGTGCATCAGGCCGGTGCGTTATTTTCAGGGCGTTGATTCCCCTGTCAAAAAACCTCAGGATTTAAATGTAATTATATTCAGGGAAAACACAGAAGACGTTTATTCCGGGATTGAATGGGAAGCCGGAAGCGAAGACGCCAAAAAAGTTATCTCTTTTATCAACACTAATTTTAACAAGACCATCCTTTCCGAAAGCGGCATAGGCATCAAGCCCATGAGTGAATTTGGCACAAGGCGCCTTATGCGCATGGCTATTCAGCACGCAATAAAAAATAAAAATAAAAGCATCACCATAGTCCACAAGGGCAACATCATGAAATTTACCGAAGGCGCGTTTGCAAAATGGTGTTACCGCGAAGCGGAAGAAAACTTCAGGGATGTAATTGTAAAAGAATCCGAAGCCGCAGCCGGCATATCAACAGACGGCAAAATATTAATAAAGGACAGAATAGCGGACGCCATGTTTCAGCAGATTCTGTTAAGGCCGTCGGAATATGACATTATCATCACGCCTAACTTAAACGGAGATTACCTGTCAGACGCCGCGGCGGCGCAGGTAGGCGGACTTGGAATGGCGCCCGGCGCAAACATAGGCAAATACGCCGTGTTTGAAGCCACGCACGGAACCGCGCCTAAATACGCGAACCTGGATAAAGTAAACCCCGGCTCCCTTATGCTGTCGGCCGTTATGATGCTTGAACACCTTGGCTGGCCGGAAGCCGGCAAACTTACCATTGACGGAATTGAACGCACAATTTCAAACAAAACAGTGACATACGACCTTGCGCGCCAGATGGAAGGCGCTGTTGAACTTAAATGCTCGGAATACGGAAAAAAGATTGTTGAAAACATGAAGCTTATAGCAACTGGCATGTAA
- a CDS encoding radical SAM protein has translation MRFAVIYPPTNRGGKIPLLGQNRQFKFTHSRQIKIYPLIPAHAASNLKAQGHQVLFLDGINEGMTEGGFDGRLDAFAPEIVMVETKTPIIKFHWEWVKKFKLKYPACKVILCGDHVTYFPEESMNSCPADFILTGGDYDILAVQLAAHLSGKREMPAGVYYRENGEVKNSGRFKLDDNLDALPYIDRDLTNWKTYGEAYLLRPCAYILTGRGCGREGKETGGVCTFCIWQHALWARKARLRSAANVAGEVEMLVKKYGVHEIFDDNDSGAVWNTAWMQEFLIEIEKRGIKGKFAISSNARAENLTEEKCVLMKKIGYRLLKVGLESGDTATLHRIGKLEKIEDIIENVKRAKRYGFKVLLTMMVGYPWENEDAVKKTYAAAKELMLYKTHFGDSMQASIIMPYPGTPLYKDAENNGWLTEDGKDYEKMDMEHNILKSNYNNEYWCKKMWNIHKHPLFLLKSLLSIRTPREIALAFRGVKSLMGHTKDY, from the coding sequence ATGCGTTTTGCCGTTATTTATCCCCCAACAAACCGCGGCGGAAAAATTCCGCTTTTAGGGCAGAACAGGCAGTTTAAATTCACCCATTCAAGGCAGATAAAAATATACCCTTTAATACCCGCGCACGCCGCATCCAATTTAAAAGCACAGGGGCATCAGGTGCTTTTTCTTGACGGAATAAACGAGGGCATGACAGAAGGCGGCTTTGACGGACGCCTTGACGCTTTTGCGCCGGAAATAGTAATGGTGGAAACCAAGACTCCTATAATTAAATTTCACTGGGAATGGGTAAAAAAATTCAAGTTAAAATATCCCGCGTGTAAAGTAATACTGTGCGGCGACCATGTCACGTATTTTCCCGAAGAGTCAATGAACAGCTGCCCGGCGGATTTTATTTTAACCGGCGGCGATTATGATATTCTGGCAGTACAGCTTGCGGCGCATCTGTCCGGCAAAAGGGAAATGCCCGCGGGGGTTTATTACAGGGAAAACGGGGAAGTAAAAAATTCAGGCAGGTTTAAACTTGATGATAATCTGGACGCGCTTCCGTATATTGACCGCGATTTGACAAACTGGAAAACTTACGGCGAAGCGTATCTTTTAAGGCCGTGCGCGTATATTTTAACGGGGCGCGGCTGCGGCCGCGAAGGAAAAGAAACAGGCGGAGTCTGCACGTTCTGCATCTGGCAGCACGCGTTATGGGCAAGAAAAGCACGGTTGCGCAGCGCCGCTAACGTGGCGGGCGAAGTGGAAATGCTGGTAAAAAAATACGGCGTGCATGAGATATTTGACGATAATGATTCCGGCGCTGTTTGGAATACGGCGTGGATGCAGGAATTTTTAATTGAAATTGAAAAACGCGGGATTAAGGGAAAATTTGCAATAAGTTCCAACGCGCGCGCGGAAAACCTGACAGAGGAAAAATGCGTGCTTATGAAAAAAATAGGTTATAGATTGCTGAAGGTTGGCCTTGAATCCGGCGATACTGCCACACTTCACAGGATAGGCAAACTTGAAAAAATTGAAGATATCATAGAAAACGTAAAAAGGGCAAAGCGGTACGGGTTTAAAGTGCTGCTGACAATGATGGTGGGTTACCCGTGGGAAAATGAAGACGCGGTAAAAAAAACATACGCCGCCGCAAAAGAACTTATGCTGTACAAGACACACTTTGGGGATTCCATGCAGGCGTCAATCATAATGCCGTATCCCGGCACCCCGCTGTACAAAGACGCGGAAAACAACGGCTGGCTGACAGAAGACGGCAAAGATTACGAAAAGATGGATATGGAACATAATATACTAAAGTCCAATTATAATAATGAATACTGGTGCAAGAAGATGTGGAACATTCACAAACACCCGCTGTTTCTGTTAAAAAGCTTATTATCCATACGAACCCCGCGCGAAATTGCCCTTGCCTTCCGCGGAGTTAAATCATTAATGGGGCATACAAAAGATTATTAA